The nucleotide sequence CCTCGGCCAGCACGAGGTCTGCGCCGGACAGAATTTCGCGTGCTCTGGGCGAAAGATCACCAGGGTTGCCAAGCGGCGTGGCCACTATCCACAGTCGGTTCGCATTCAAAGGCATGGCGGTAGTGCTCCAGATGCAGGGAATCGCCCTCGCGCAAAACGCAGACCACGTCAAACCGGCAAGGGCTGCTCCAGGCGTCGTGGGCTGCAAGCCACGCCCGGGCCGCGCGGCACAGGGTACGCTGTTTGGCCAGGGTCAGTGCGGCGGCGGGGCCGCCGTGCGTTGCGGTGCTGCGGGTTTTTACTTCAACAAAAACAATGGTGTCGCCATCGCGGCAGACAATGTCCAGCTCAAGCCTGCCGCTGCGCCAGTTGCAGTCCAGGGGCTGCATGCCGCTGCGCTCAAGCAGCCTGCGGGCGGCCTCCTCGCCGGATCGTCCAAGGCACAGATGGGCCGGGGCGGCATCTGGCTCGCGTCTGTCGCCAAGAAGGGCCTGCAGCCAGCGCGGCTTCACAGCAGGCTGCCCTGCCTCGCCGCGGGTTTTTCGGGCACAACCCCGCGAAAGGTCAGGCGGTGCTGGGGGCAGGGACCCAGACGGCGCAGGGCTTCATAATGATCTTCTGTGCCGTAGCCCTTGTGCGTGGCAAAGCCGTAACCGGGCCAGCGTTTTTCCAGCCGGATCATGAGGGTGTCCCGGTAGGTTTTGGCCAGAATGGACGCTGCGGAGATGGCGGGCTCGCTGGCGTCGCCGCCGATGATGGAGCGCTGCGCGGGCAGGTCTGCCGCATGGGTCTTGCGCCAGTGCAGGGCAAGCACCTCGCGCGGCAACGTCTTGTTGCCGTCTATGAGCAGTTGCGCCGGGGCGCTTCGCAGGCAGCGCACAGCCCGGCTCATGGCCTCAAACGTGGCCTGAAGAATATTGATGGCGTCGATGCGGGCGGGCCAGACCACGCCCAGGCCCCAGGCAAGAGCGCACTGGCGTATGCGCGGGGCGAGCATTTCGCGCGTTTTGGCGCTGCAGGCCTTGGAATCGTTGAGGCCCGGCAGGTCAAATATGGGCGGCAGAATGACGGCGGCGGCCACCACAGGCCCGGCCAGACACCCGCGCCCGGCCTCGTCGATGCCTGCGGTCAATGCTGGCGGCGCGTCCTGCGCGGTAATGTGCATCTGCGCGGAGGCGTCGCCGGGCAGGATGTCCAGCTGAACCAGACTGACCTGCGCCTGTCGCCGTGGTTTTACCGGGCGGTTCAGTGCCTTTCTGCCCATGGTGTCTCCGCTATATGACGGGGCTGGTGCGGCAGTTTGCCCACCTGCCCGCAGGCGGCAAAAACGCCGCAAACAAAAAATGACTGCTCAACGGCTGCAGCCGACAATGCTTTTGGTTGCCCTGGTGAAGGTTGGCAGTTTAAAGACGCGCGAACAGCGCACCAGGGCTTGCTGCGGGTTTCCGCCTGCCCTGGTGCGCCGTTGAAACGCTTGCTGCGATTCTGATGCCCTAAATGGATCAGAAACGGCCACGCGGCTTGATGCGCGCGGCTTTGCCCTTGAGGGCACGCAGGTAGTACAGGCGGCTGCGGCGCACGCGGCCCTGGGTGATCAGCTCAACGCGGTCGATAAAGGGCGAGTTGAGCGGGAAAATACGTTCCACGCCCACGCCTTCGGAGACCTTGCGCACGGTAAAGGTGGCGCTGGTGGTGCCGCGCTTGATGCGGATGACGTTACCCTGGAAGACCTGGATACGTTCTTTTTCGCCTTCGACAATGCGCAAGTGCACTTTCACCGTGTCGCCGGAGCGAAACGCGGGAAGATCCATGCGCTGGTTTTCCAGTTCAATTTTCCTGATGATGTCCATCGTGAACTCCTTGCAAATCCGGGCGGATTGTTGCGTCGTTGCAAAGCGGCGCCGATGCGCTCAGGCCGCCGTGTTGCGTCAGTAGTAGTCGCCTAATATCCTGTCGGCCAGAATGGCGGCCGCGCTGCGCACCGAAAGATGGTTGTAGCCCAAAAAACGCACCGGCCTCAGAGTGCCTTCGCACTGTTCGAGCACCTCCGGCGCAAGCCCTTGCGCCGTGCCCAGGCAGAGCATAACCGGCCCCTGGTCGCACCAGCGCCGCACGTCACGCGGAGTCATGGGCATGCTTTCCAGTTGGGATGCCTTGCCCCTGTCAGGCCAGACGGCAGAGCTTGCCACCAGTCTGGGTCGCGTTCCATACTGCGCGGTCATATGCGCCACCGCTTCTTCAAGCGAAGTCGCGGGTTGCACCAGACCGAGAGCCTGCGCCCGGTCGGCGTTGCCTATACCGCCCGGCCCCCGCGTCCAGTGACGCAAAATTTCTTCCAGCACCCGCAACTGGTCGCGTAACGGGGTTACTGCATAGAAGAAACCCATTGCATAGCTGCGGGAAATTCGGGCTATATCGTGTATGTCCAGATTTGTCAAAGAGGAAGCGCCAGTTTTTTTTGCGCCAAGCGAAACCGGGTAGTGAACAAGGCAGAACGAAAGGTTGCGTCCTGGCCGTTCGCGCGGGGTTTCTGCGAGGGTTTGCACGTCTTCGCGGTACAGCGGCGCATCGTTGAGCATCTCAGGCCGCATGCGCAAGGTGGCGCGCACCGACTCTTGCCTGCGCCAGCGGGCAATGCGCCCGTGGTCGCCGCTTTGCAGCACATCGGGCACCTGCAGCCCCTCAAAATTTTCTGGCCGCGTGTAGTGCGGATACTCCAGCAGGCCGTGCGAAAAACTTTCGTCCTCGCCTGATTCCTCCTTGCCCATAAAGCCGGGCATGAGACGGGCCACGGCCTCGAGCACCGAAAGAGCCGCGCTCTCGCCCCCGTTGAGCACAATATCACCCACGCTCACCGGTTCAAGCGGAAAAAGCTGCAACAGTCTGGCGTCGATGCCCTCGTACCTGCCGCAAACGATTGTCAGGTCTTCCTCTCGCGCGAGCTCGCGCACCATGTCCTGGGCCAGCGGGCGGCCGCCGGGCGCCATAAACAGCATGCGGCCGGGGCGCTCGATGGAGCGCAGCGCGCGGGCCAGAGGCTCGCCCTGCATGACCATGCCGGGCCCTCCGCCGTATGGGCGGTCGTCCACATGGCGGTGTTTGTCGGTGCTGAACTGCCGCGGATCATGAAGGCTGCAATCCACAATGCCAGCCTCCCGCGCACGGCCCATGAGGGCTGTGGACAGGGGCGACTCGAAAAATTCGG is from Desulfovibrio desulfuricans and encodes:
- a CDS encoding YraN family protein; amino-acid sequence: MCLGRSGEEAARRLLERSGMQPLDCNWRSGRLELDIVCRDGDTIVFVEVKTRSTATHGGPAAALTLAKQRTLCRAARAWLAAHDAWSSPCRFDVVCVLREGDSLHLEHYRHAFECEPTVDSGHAAWQPW
- a CDS encoding ribonuclease HII, translating into MHITAQDAPPALTAGIDEAGRGCLAGPVVAAAVILPPIFDLPGLNDSKACSAKTREMLAPRIRQCALAWGLGVVWPARIDAINILQATFEAMSRAVRCLRSAPAQLLIDGNKTLPREVLALHWRKTHAADLPAQRSIIGGDASEPAISAASILAKTYRDTLMIRLEKRWPGYGFATHKGYGTEDHYEALRRLGPCPQHRLTFRGVVPEKPAARQGSLL
- the trmD gene encoding tRNA (guanosine(37)-N1)-methyltransferase TrmD, which produces MPRFHLVTLFPEFFESPLSTALMGRAREAGIVDCSLHDPRQFSTDKHRHVDDRPYGGGPGMVMQGEPLARALRSIERPGRMLFMAPGGRPLAQDMVRELAREEDLTIVCGRYEGIDARLLQLFPLEPVSVGDIVLNGGESAALSVLEAVARLMPGFMGKEESGEDESFSHGLLEYPHYTRPENFEGLQVPDVLQSGDHGRIARWRRQESVRATLRMRPEMLNDAPLYREDVQTLAETPRERPGRNLSFCLVHYPVSLGAKKTGASSLTNLDIHDIARISRSYAMGFFYAVTPLRDQLRVLEEILRHWTRGPGGIGNADRAQALGLVQPATSLEEAVAHMTAQYGTRPRLVASSAVWPDRGKASQLESMPMTPRDVRRWCDQGPVMLCLGTAQGLAPEVLEQCEGTLRPVRFLGYNHLSVRSAAAILADRILGDYY
- the rplS gene encoding 50S ribosomal protein L19; amino-acid sequence: MDIIRKIELENQRMDLPAFRSGDTVKVHLRIVEGEKERIQVFQGNVIRIKRGTTSATFTVRKVSEGVGVERIFPLNSPFIDRVELITQGRVRRSRLYYLRALKGKAARIKPRGRF